The sequence GGCGCCACGACCACCTACGGCGAACTGGCTGCAAAGATCGGCCGGCCGAAATCCAGCCGCGCAGTCGGGATGGCCAACGGATCGAATCCCGTCGGAATCGTCGTGCCGTGCCATCGCGTGATTGGCGCGGGCGGCGCGCTCACCGGCTACGGCGGCGGCATCGATCGCAAACGCTGGCTCCTCGAGCACGAGGGCGCGCATCTGCGCCTGCACTCTCCCCCCGCCCCGATCGCCGAGCATCTGATCTGCAATCTACGTCAGACCGAAGAACTGTGTACTTTCCCTAACCCCGATCTTTCAGACCCGTTGAGTAAAGATCTGACCCATGAGCAATGATCACCCGCACGTGTTTAGCTACCTTCTTCGGGAGTATTACGCCAAGTTACGTCGGCACGAAACTCGGAACACTAGCGGCCGACTGGACGACTCACGCGCGCAGGTGCTCGAATGAGAACAGCCCCAACCGAGCTGTTGGGGCCTCTTTTCAGCAGACGATTCTAGTCACTCCAACCGTAGGTCGGGGTCGACTCGAATCTCAATTCTGTGAGTGTGGGAAGGAAGATCGGACTCATCGAAGTAAGTGACCAACTCAATCTCTCCGACGTCAACTACGTCCAATGGCGCGAACACTATCATCACGTTGGCGCGCTTGACGTCGGGATTGTAATGCTCAAGATCTCGCGCGCCGTGTGCAACGAAGGACCCCGAGAGCGCACTGCCGCGCAATAGCACTCTCGCCTTCTGCGGCTGGTCTGACCCGCTCCAGCGCTGGTACAT comes from Candidatus Binatus sp. and encodes:
- a CDS encoding methylated-DNA--[protein]-cysteine S-methyltransferase, which gives rise to MELFIDRIPSPIGTVLIVSDGTALNGLDFGDHEDRMMRLMRLHYGACTLKPMRNPAGLRDRIEAYFARDFAALDDIIVQTGGTPFQKEVWAELRRIPLGATTTYGELAAKIGRPKSSRAVGMANGSNPVGIVVPCHRVIGAGGALTGYGGGIDRKRWLLEHEGAHLRLHSPPAPIAEHLICNLRQTEELCTFPNPDLSDPLSKDLTHEQ